The following coding sequences lie in one Arabidopsis thaliana chromosome 3, partial sequence genomic window:
- a CDS encoding myb-like transcription factor family protein (myb-like transcription factor family protein; CONTAINS InterPro DOMAIN/s: Homeodomain-like (InterPro:IPR009057), Myb, DNA-binding (InterPro:IPR014778), HTH transcriptional regulator, Myb-type, DNA-binding (InterPro:IPR017930), Myb-like DNA-binding domain, SHAQKYF class (InterPro:IPR006447), Homeodomain-related (InterPro:IPR012287); BEST Arabidopsis thaliana protein match is: myb-like transcription factor family protein (TAIR:AT1G13300.1); Has 1651 Blast hits to 1636 proteins in 62 species: Archae - 0; Bacteria - 0; Metazoa - 1; Fungi - 0; Plants - 1625; Viruses - 0; Other Eukaryotes - 25 (source: NCBI BLink).), whose amino-acid sequence MIKNLSNMKNDNQKREKCCEYIEALEEERRKINVFQRELPLCVELVTQAIEAYKREISGTSTDNLYGQSECSEQTTGECGRILDLFIPIKHSSTSIEEEVDDKDDDDEEHQSHETDIDFDDKNMKSEWLKSVQLWNQSDAVVSNNRQDRSQEKTETLVELIKINDEAAKKNNNIKSPVTTSDGGSGGGGGRRGQRKNRRCWSQELHRRFLNALKQLGGPHVATPKQIRDIMKVDGLTNDEVKSHLQKYRLHARRPSQTTPNNRNSQTQHFVVVGGIWVPQTNHSTANAVNAVASGETTGIYGPMVSSLPSEWPRHSNFGRKISEDRSRCSNNGFFRCSSPAMSCSTRTKTKDAKIIS is encoded by the exons ATGATCAAGAACTTAAGTAATATGAAGAATGACAATCAGAAACGTGAAAAATGTTGCGAGTACATCGAAGCTCTCGAAGAAGAACGTCGCAAGATCAATGTTTTCCAACGCGAGCTTCCTCTTTGCGTAGAGCTCGTGACTCAAG CGATTGAGGCGTATAAGAGGGAGATATCAGGGACGTCGACGGATAACTTATACGGACAGTCGGAGTGCTCAGAGCAGACCACCGGAGAATGTGGGCGCATCTTGGATCTGTTCATACCAATCAAACACTCTTCGACCTCCATAGAAGAAGAGGTTGATgacaaagatgatgatgatgaagaacacCAGTCTCATGAAACCGACATAGATTTTGATGACAAGAACATGAAATCTGAATGGCTCAAGTCTGTTCAGCTCTGGAACCAATCCGACGCAGTTGTTTCTAATAATAGACAg GATCGCTCACAAGAAAAGACAGAGACGCTGGTAGAGTTGATAAAAATAAACGATGAAGCAGcgaagaaaaacaacaacataaaatcACCGGTGACTACTAGCGATGGTGGCAGTGGCGGTGGCGGTGGCAGAAGAGGGCAGAGAAAGAATAGGCGGTGTTGGTCGCAAGAGTTACACAGACGCTTCTTGAACGCTCTTAAACAACTTGGTGGCCCTCATG TAGCTACGCCGAAACAGATAAGAGATATAATGAAGGTTGATGGGTTAACAAATGATGAAGTCAAAAGTCATTTACAG aaatataggCTGCATGCAAGACGGCCAAGCCAAACAACACCGAACAACAGAAACTCTCAAACGCAACATTTCGTGGTGGTTGGTGGAATATGGGTCCCACAGACTAACCATTCAACGGCCAACGCAGTCAACGCCGTCGCATCGGGTGAGACCACCGGGATTTATGGGCCTATGGTCAGTTCGTTGCCGTCCGAGTGGCCGAGGCATTCCAATTTTGGTAGGAAGATTTCGGAAGATAGATCAAGATGCTCTAACAACGGATTTTTTCGGTGTAGCTCACCAGCTATGTCTTGTTCTACTCGTACAAAGACGAAAGAtgcaaaaataatatcataa
- a CDS encoding myb-like transcription factor family protein, with protein MIKNLSNMKNDNQKREKCCEYIEALEEERRKINVFQRELPLCVELVTQAIEAYKREISGTSTDNLYGQSECSEQTTGECGRILDLFIPIKHSSTSIEEEVDDKDDDDEEHQSHETDIDFDDKNMKSEWLKSVQLWNQSDAVVSNNRQDRSQEKTETLVELIKINDEAAKKNNNIKSPVTTSDGGSGGGGGRRGQRKNRRCWSQELHRRFLNALKQLGGPHVATPKQIRDIMKVDGLTNDEVKSHLQVSKSYSMKNTCN; from the exons ATGATCAAGAACTTAAGTAATATGAAGAATGACAATCAGAAACGTGAAAAATGTTGCGAGTACATCGAAGCTCTCGAAGAAGAACGTCGCAAGATCAATGTTTTCCAACGCGAGCTTCCTCTTTGCGTAGAGCTCGTGACTCAAG CGATTGAGGCGTATAAGAGGGAGATATCAGGGACGTCGACGGATAACTTATACGGACAGTCGGAGTGCTCAGAGCAGACCACCGGAGAATGTGGGCGCATCTTGGATCTGTTCATACCAATCAAACACTCTTCGACCTCCATAGAAGAAGAGGTTGATgacaaagatgatgatgatgaagaacacCAGTCTCATGAAACCGACATAGATTTTGATGACAAGAACATGAAATCTGAATGGCTCAAGTCTGTTCAGCTCTGGAACCAATCCGACGCAGTTGTTTCTAATAATAGACAg GATCGCTCACAAGAAAAGACAGAGACGCTGGTAGAGTTGATAAAAATAAACGATGAAGCAGcgaagaaaaacaacaacataaaatcACCGGTGACTACTAGCGATGGTGGCAGTGGCGGTGGCGGTGGCAGAAGAGGGCAGAGAAAGAATAGGCGGTGTTGGTCGCAAGAGTTACACAGACGCTTCTTGAACGCTCTTAAACAACTTGGTGGCCCTCATG TAGCTACGCCGAAACAGATAAGAGATATAATGAAGGTTGATGGGTTAACAAATGATGAAGTCAAAAGTCATTTACAGGTTAGTAAATCATATTCCATGAAAAATACATGTAACTAA
- the AOC3 gene encoding allene oxide cyclase 3 (allene oxide cyclase 3 (AOC3); FUNCTIONS IN: allene-oxide cyclase activity; INVOLVED IN: response to salt stress, response to fungus, jasmonic acid biosynthetic process; LOCATED IN: plasma membrane, membrane; EXPRESSED IN: 20 plant structures; EXPRESSED DURING: 14 growth stages; CONTAINS InterPro DOMAIN/s: Allene oxide cyclase (InterPro:IPR009410); BEST Arabidopsis thaliana protein match is: allene oxide cyclase 2 (TAIR:AT3G25770.1); Has 202 Blast hits to 202 proteins in 32 species: Archae - 0; Bacteria - 4; Metazoa - 0; Fungi - 0; Plants - 198; Viruses - 0; Other Eukaryotes - 0 (source: NCBI BLink).): MASSSAAMSLESISMTTLNNLSRNHQSHRSSLLGFSRSFQNLGISSNGPDFSSRSRSTTSKNLNVTRAFFWNWGKKTENSRPSKIQELNVYELNEGDRNSPAVLKLGKKPTELCLGDLVPFTNKLYTGDLKKRVGITAGLCVLIQHVPEKSGDRFEASYSFYFGDYGHLSVQGQYLTYEDTFLAVTGGSGIFEGAYGQVKLRQLVYPTKLFYTFYLKGLANDLPLELTGTAVTPSKDVKPAPEAKAMEPSGVISNFTN, translated from the exons atggcttcttcttctgctgctaTGTCTCTTGAATCCATCTCTATGACAACTCTCAACAATCTCTCTCGTAATCATCAATCTCACCGCAGTTCTCTTCTTGGTTTCTCAAGATCTTTCCAAAACCTTGGAATCTCATCTAACGGTCCAGATTTCTCCTCCCGATCAAGATCTACTACTTCCAAGAACCTCAACGTTACTCGAGCTTTCTTCTGGAATTGGGGCAAGAAGACCGAAAACTCCAGACCAA GTAAGATCCAAGAACTAAACGTGTATGAGCTCAACGAAGGAGATAGAAACAGTCCAGCAGTTCTTAAACTCGGCAAGAAACCAACAGAGCTTTGTCTCGGAGATCTCGTCCCATTCACAAACAAACTCTACACCGGCGATCTCAAGAAACGCGTGGGAATCACGGCAGGTCTCTGCGTTTTGATCCAACACGTTCCTGAAAAGAGCGGTGACAGATTCGAAGCTAGTTACAGCTTCTACTTTGGTGACTATGGTCACTTGTCTGTACAAGGACAATACTTGACTTATGAAGACACGTTCCTCGCTGTCACTGGTGGCTCTGGAATCTTTGAAGGTGCGTACGGACAGGTTAAGCTTCGTCAGCTTGTGTATCCGACAAAACTGTTCTACACTTTTTACCTTAAAGGGTTAGCTAATGATTTACCGCTGGAGCTTACTGGAACGGCGGTTACGCCGTCGAAGGATGTGAAACCGGCACCGGAAGCTAAGGCGATGGAGCCTAGTGGAGTTATAAGTAACTTTACTAATTAA